A section of the Festucalex cinctus isolate MCC-2025b chromosome 9, RoL_Fcin_1.0, whole genome shotgun sequence genome encodes:
- the rhogd gene encoding ras homolog gene family, member Gd: MQTIKCVVVGDGAVGKTCLLISYTTNAFPEEYIPTVFDNYSAQMSVDGRTVSLNLWDTAGQEEYDRLRTLSYPQTNVFIICFSIGSPSSHANVRHKWHPEVSHHCPSVPILLVGTKRDLRGDAETVKKLKEQSLAPTTQQQGNALAKQIGAVKYMECSALLQEGVREVFAEAVRAVLYPVTKKNTKKCVLL; this comes from the coding sequence ATGCAGACCATAAAATGTGTGGTGGTTGGCGATGGGGCAGTTGGGAAAACGTGCCTTCTCATCTCGTACACCACCAATGCTTTTCCTGAAGAATATATCCCAACTGTGTTTGACAACTACAGCGCCCAGATGAGCGTGGACGGTCGTACCGTCAGCCTTAACTTGTGGGACACGGCCGGCCAGGAGGAGTACGACCGCCTGCGTACTCTTTCCTACCCGCAGACCAACGTCTTCATCATCTGCTTCTCCATCGGCAGCCCCTCCTCTCACGCCAACGTCCGGCACAAGTGGCACCCGGAGGTGTCTCACCACTGCCCCAGCGTGCCTATCCTGCTGGTGGGCACCAAGAGGGACCTGCGGGGCGACGCGGAAACGGTGAAGAAGCTGAAGGAGCAAAGTTTGGCTCCCACCACCCAGCAGCAGGGAAATGCCCTCGCCAAACAAATCGGGGCCGTCAAGTACATGGAGTGCTCGGCGCTGCTGCAGGAAGGCGTCAGGGAGGTGTTCGCCGAGGCCGTCAGAGCGGTTTTGTACCCCGTCACGAAAAAGAACACCAAGAAATGCGTGCTTTTGTAA